The following are encoded in a window of Physeter macrocephalus isolate SW-GA chromosome 9, ASM283717v5, whole genome shotgun sequence genomic DNA:
- the SPAAR gene encoding small regulatory polypeptide of amino acid response: protein METAVIGMVAVLFVVTVAITCILCCFSCDSRTPDSQGGPRPSFTVATFHQEASVFTGPGHHAQPVAGVRDFWTFM, encoded by the coding sequence ATGGAAACGGCAGTGATTGGAATGGTGGCCGTGCTATTTGTGGTCACCGTGGCCATCACCTGCATCCTCTGCTGTTTCAGCTGTGACTCAAGGACCCCGGATTCTCAGGGGGGCCCACGCCCCAGCTTCACAGTGGCCACGTTTCACCAGGAGGCTTCTGTCTTCACGGGGCCAGGTCACCATGCCCAGCCAGTGGCGGGTGTCCGGGACTTCTGGACGTTCATGTGA
- the HRCT1 gene encoding histidine-rich carboxyl terminus protein 1 has translation MLGLLGSTTLVGLIVGAAVAILLLLLLLAACLYCRREEPDVERNHPAARRNRVRWAQPPISSGRGHLGRLHHLRYSGRVPHMPHATLHHHHHLARHHAHHAHQAQRGRR, from the coding sequence ATGCTGGGCCTCCTGGGGAGCACGACCCTCGTGGGCTTGATCGTAGGCGCTGCTGTGGctattctgctgctgctgctgctgctggccgcCTGCTTGTACTGCAGACGGGAGGAGCCTGACGTGGAGAGGAACCACCCTGCCGCAAGGAGAAACCGAGTCCGGTGGGCCCAGCCTCCGATCTCCTCAGGCCGGGGCCACCTGGGACGCTTGCACCATCTCCGTTATTCTGGCCGTGTGCCTCACATGCCCCACGCGaccctccatcaccaccatcacctcgcCCGCCACCATGCCCACCACGCCCACCAGGCCCAGCGAGGCCGCCGCTGA